The Camelina sativa cultivar DH55 chromosome 14, Cs, whole genome shotgun sequence genome includes a window with the following:
- the LOC104741871 gene encoding NAC domain-containing protein 12-like — MADTKVNLSINGQSKVPPGFRFHPTEEELLHYYLRKKVNSQKIDLDVIREVDLNKLEPWDIQEECRIGSTPQNDWYFFSHKDKKYPTGTRTNRATVAGFWKATGRDKIICSCVRRIGLRKTLVFYKGRAPHGQKSDWIMHEYRLDDTPMTNGYSDVLTEDPMSYNEEGWVVCRVFRKKNYQKIDDCPKITLSSSPDDTEEEMRPTFHNTQNGNVLDHVLLCMNRTGSNICMPESQTTTKTQLQDDVLFMQLPSLETPKSESQVDQIFMTPNQLDPFNVKEKITGRPVCSNWASLDRLVAWQLNNGHHTCGRKSFDEEEEDGDTMMQRWDLHWNNDDNVDLWSSFTESSSSPSSLDPLLHLSV; from the exons atggCGGATACTAAGGTAAATCTGTCGATTAATGGACAATCAAAAGTGCCTCCAGGTTTCAGATTCCATCCCACCGAAGAAGAACTTCTCCACTACTATCTCCGTAAGAAAGTTAACTCTCAAAAGATCGACCTTGATGTGATTCGTGAAGTTGATCTTAACAAGCTTGAGCCTTGGGATATTCAAG AGGAATGTAGAATCGGTTCGACGCCGCAAAACGACTGGTACTTCTTCAGCCACAAAGACAAAAAGTATCCAACCGGGACCAGGACAAACCGGGCAACAGTTGCTGGATTCTGGAAAGCTACGGGACGTGACAAGATCATATGTAGTTGTGTCCGAAGGATTGGATTGCGGAAGACACTCGTGTTCTACAAAGGAAGAGCTCCTCACGGTCAGAAATCCGATTGGATCATGCATGAGTATCGCCTCGACGATACTCCAATGACTAAT GGCTACTCTGATGTCCTAACCGAAGATCCGATGAGTTATAACGAAGAAGGTTGGGTGGTATGTCGAGTTTTCAGGAAGAAGAACTATCAAAAGATCGACGATTGTCCTAAAATCACTCTATCTTCTTCACCTGACGACACGGAGGAAGAAATGAGGCCCACTTTTCACAACACTCAAAACGGCAACGTCTTAGACCATGTTCTTCTCTGCATGAACCGTACCGGTTCTAACATTTGCATGCCCGAGAGCCAAACGACTACCAAAACTCAACTTCAAGACGATGTCTTATTCATGCAACTCCCAAGTCTTGAGACACCAAAATCTGAGAGCCAGGTCGACCAAATTTTCATGACTCCAAACCAACTCGATCCCTTTAACGTTAAAGAGAAGATAACCGGCAGACCGGTTTGCAGTAACTGGGCTAGTCTTGACCGGCTCGTGGCTTGGCAATTGAACAATGGTCATCATACGTGTGGTCGTAAGagttttgatgaagaagaagaagatggtgatacTATGATGCAGCGATGGGATCTTCATTGGAATAATGATGATAATGTCGATCTTTGGAGTAGTTTCACGGAGTCATCTTCGTCTCCTTCGTCTTTAGACCCTCTTCTTCATTTATctgtatga
- the LOC104741872 gene encoding uncharacterized protein At3g28850-like encodes MGGCVSSNFLNPTDENFSSQLNASTLSNHFVKLTSTTYGLLNLDSSSSPSLPPPPSSSATSAISPMTPPERFTINGKETMVGKSEPTTTEVINFWKLMSGLDGGDTCRFSPISAESNVSDGGGVMMVNKENSDPNLKSGYEVLKPLDPKLAEEPERICDGGEDRVVIYTTSLRGVRRTFEACNAVRAAIESFGVVVCERDVSMDRGFREELSSLMARERRDNGYGGGDDSSTTAVVVLPPRVFVKGKYIGGAEEVMSLVEEGLLGDLLRGIPRKKDRCGGGCGGCGGLAFLPCSECNGSCKVVEGWGSEAVVAKCRKCNENGLVRCPICS; translated from the coding sequence ATGGGTGGTTGCGTCTCCTCCAATTTCTTAAATCCGACAGATGAAAACTTCTCTTCTCAGCTCAACGCTTCAACCTTAAGCAACCATTTCGTTAAGCTAACTTCAACCACTTATGGTCTTCTCAATCtcgactcttcttcttcaccttctcttCCTCCGCCTCCTTCCTCCTCCGCTACCTCCGCTATATCTCCGATGACTCCGCCGGAGAGATTTACTATCAACGGTAAGGAGACGATGGTCGGTAAGTCTGAGCCGACGACGACGGAGGTTATTAACTTCTGGAAGCTAATGTCAGGTCTCGACGGCGGCGATACTTGCCGATTCTCTCCTATTTCGGCGGAAAGTAATGTCTCCGATGGTGGTGGAGTGATGATGGTGAACAAAGAGAACTCCGATCCTAATTTGAAGAGCGGTTACGAGGTTTTGAAACCGTTAGATCCGAAATTAGCGGAGGAACCCGAGAGAATCTGTGACGGCGGGGAGGATCGAGTTGTGATTTACACGACGTCGTTGCGGGGAGTGCGGCGGACATTTGAGGCGTGTAACGCCGTGAGAGCTGCGATTGAGAGCTTTGGTGTGGTGGTATGTGAGAGAGATGTGTCTATGGATAGAGGATTCAGAGAAGAGCTTTCGAGTCTCATGGCTCGGGAAAGAAGAGACAACGGCTATGGCGGTGGTGATGATTCGTCGACGACGGCGGTGGTGGTGTTGCCGCCGAGGGTTTTTGTGAAAGGGAAGTACATTGGTGGAGCAGAGGAAGTGATGAGTTTGGTGGAAGAAGGTTTGCTTGGAGATTTGCTAAGAGGGATTCCGAGGAAGAAAGATCGGTGTGGCGGCGGTTGCGGTGGCTGCGGCGGGTTAGCGTTTTTGCCGTGTTCGGAGTGTAATGGGAGCTGTAAAGTGGTGGAAGGATGGGGAAGTGAAGCTGTAGTGGCCAAGTGTAGGAAGTGTAATGAGAATGGTCTTGTTCGTTGTCCCATTTGCAGCTAA